The following proteins are encoded in a genomic region of Triticum dicoccoides isolate Atlit2015 ecotype Zavitan chromosome 1B, WEW_v2.0, whole genome shotgun sequence:
- the LOC119349618 gene encoding putative rRNA 2'-O-methyltransferase fibrillarin 3 — MIVSNLLFSRTTELLAAFNYVYLKWIWCPGHVELRSDAQIRRVMTSCMRLDTQQIENIEAKISNTRPRCPTEMQPIRAQSLFLDNEDGSKVEYWVWNPFRSKLAAVVLCGVDNIWIVRGITAWGLGRRS; from the exons ATGATAGTTTCCAACTTGCTTTTTAGCAGAACTACAGAACTATTAGCAGCTTTTAATTATGTGTACTTAAAATGGATTTGGTGTCCAGGACATGTGGAGTTGAGATCAG ATGCTCAAATACGCAGAGTAATGACATCCTGTATGCGCTTGGACACCCAGCAGATTGAAAATATAGAAGCAAAGATATCCAATACGAGGCCACGATGCCCGACAGAGATGCAGCCAATACGCGCCCAATCTTTATTTCTTGAT AACGAGGACGGATCCAAGGTTGAGTACTGGGTGTGGAACCCCTTCAGATCCAAGTTGGCTGCTGTTGTACTCTGTGGTGTGGACAACATCTGGATT GTCCGAGGAATTACAGCTTGGGGACTTGGGAGGCGATCGTAA